From the Ammospiza caudacuta isolate bAmmCau1 chromosome 1, bAmmCau1.pri, whole genome shotgun sequence genome, the window tttaggAATCATTCCTCCTCACCACGAATCTCATGCTTTGGTGATGAAGTACCGGAAGGAGCAGTACTGGGACATTCACCACGCTCTCCATGTGATTCGCTTTATTAATGATTCTACCCCACAGGTGGATGTTTTCCTCCGCATACATCAGCTGGAATCAGGAAAACTGCCTCGAAACGTTGCTTTTCCATTGGTCAGTGGTGATTTTAACAGTCTGTTAAATACAGTACTTTATTGAACTTGAAACTGTAAACCAGTGAGAAACTGAACTGCAGGTCACCCCACAAGTGCTTGTAGATAGAGCAGGTAAGGTGAATGGAAAGCAGAGAAGTACTAgtataaaataaagaattttagTCAAagtgcttttctcttttccttcccctaAGTACTTATGTAAGATTTTATGCCTTAAAATctcttttgtcctttttttcctgctaggTTTCAAGCCTCTTGTACTCCGGGGCAATTCAGTTTTTTTATAGCACTGACATGAAATGACATCATCTCATTGTAGCTCATAGGTTCTTACATTCCTGAAACAAGGGTAATTCAGAGCCTGTACAAGCAGTGATTTAATGCAAGTTGCAGCAAATActtaaattatttgtttttaaatctagACTTCAGTGTACtgtcctcctttttttcttagtCTGAACTGACCTGGGCTTCTGTCAGGTAGTGCACATACTCTGCTGTTCACAGTATACACCCATATGGTTAAACAAGGCTGTGTTGTGATGGTGAATTAGTAGTGTAATGATAAAAACAATGAGtggttctttcttttctccatgAAATAGGAGATGAGGAAAGGAGCCACAGAGCTTTCTAAGTGGATTCGTCCTGTAGTTAATTTATCCGTATTCACTCTAGCCCAGCttaatttgtaattttcatCTGTAATCGCAAATTTTGACATAAGTACTTAAAGAAaagttcaaaattaaaaaaaggttaGACTTGATATGGAAAATTCAGTAATATTTAGAATTGGAGGATTGCCTGCAGCATTCTCTTCAGAGGAGAGAATGTTTTCATACACTTACCATTTCCTAGGAATGTGGCCATCCTACCCTGCAAATTTCCAGTAGAGAAATTTCCTTGATTTTGGTATGTGATTTTTTCAGTGGGCTGAAAATTCCTCCCTTCTAGAGCAGTATTGCCTTCTGAGCAAGTGTTTTGTCAGtgcatcccagagctgctctcaggacTGGGGTGAGGTTTCATAGCGATGGTGTTTAACAGAGCCTCAGTCATTTCTCCTGTAACTCaggtttgttttgctgctgcGGAAAGCATTTGTTCTCTTTTCAGTGCAGTCACTGTCCCCTTAAACTTATGAGAGGTTGCTCTTGATGGTGGTGCAGGTGTTTTATTGTAGAGGCAGAGGGAGGTAGAGATGTCAGATTGatctaaatattttgaaatgtttgagTTACAAGTGGAAGTCTGCTGAGTGTTTTGTGCATCTGAATGCAGAGAGTTCAAATAAGGATATGTGTGTATGGGAGCAGTCTGTGTGGCAGAGACACAAACCCAGTAGTATTTAGGACTCTCTATGCACTGAAgtgtattttggttttaaaagcaAGACAAGTCCTACTTGCTCTGTTTTAATAGAATCTGTCATCAtcatgcagctgctgcccaatgTCTTGTTTAGGAACGTCAAAACAGCTTTTTGTGTATGTTgattcctgtttttttccctgaatagCAGAGAAAAGGAATATAAGAATACTTTAAATCAGAATAGTCCAATACTTTGTAGAtcaatttttttgctttgtttttcaggaaCCTGAAGATGAAGTGTTTCTTGCTATTGCTAAAGCAATGGAGGAAATGGTAGAGGATCCTATAGAATGCTATTGGCTTGTCAGTTGTTTTGTGAATCAGCTGAACAGCAAGCACAAAGATTCATTACAACAGCTGGTaaggaaaaaggatttttttttgcaaggagAAGCAGTCATAGAAAGCATTAACAGAGGGAGACAACTGGAGAATCAGAAGTGACACCCTTGGGTTCTGTTCCACCAGCTACTTTGAAAATAGGGGAGGAGTGCTTTTTGCATTGTGACTGTGCTGCCCTGTTTAATGTAACATTAGAAATAGTTTTTGTTTGGTATGTGGTAATTTTCAATTAACTTTTTTCTCTAAAGTTTACATTGTATCCAGTTGAATTACATGTCTCACAAATTGGTCActtgaaatttttctttaaacaattAAAATGTCAAAAGTGAAGAACATCTTGATGTACATCTGCTGCTTTTTGGACTGCATCTCTGGCATTCACATGCTGCTCATTGGATGATAGACAAAGCTCAGTTTTGCTTTATAAATGGAGCAGATACTCcatcttcagaaaaacagtatGTTGCAGATCAAGTTATAATAAGAAGTGGAGTAGATTTTTTGTAGCACTGACAATTTAAACACTATCACAGAATATTAATTTTGAATTGCTGTCTTCCtgatttataaaagaaaattttgattttaatgtGTACTTACCAAAATTATGATAGTTCTTGTAATTCATCAAAAAGCCATAACAGATAAGGAATTTTTAGTGAACAATGTcctaaaaagtaaaaatatcgAGTACATGTGCACCAGCAATTGCTGAATAGAAATTTGCTGAGGAAAATTATGCCTGCCCTTGTTAGTTCTTCTGGAactaagaaataatttttaaatctacCTCTTGTATCTGTGGGTGGTACATTGAACTATACCAGTtcaaaggagaaagaaatacTTTCAAAGTGTGTGTTTGTACGATGTGACGTGAAGAGTGCCAAGTGTCTCcctccctattttttttttttttgtaacacaATCAATGTGCCAAGACTCAGTAGGTGAGAATATTGgcaaaggaaacattttctgCCTTTGACAGTTGAAGTCCTTAGCAGTTTGCCTAACTATGACAAAGCATAAAGGTAGTCAAGAATTTATGAAAATGTGTATTATGTTACATTAAAATGTAAACAAGATGAGAAAATCATCCACATGTTTATGCCTTAAATACTTAGGGTTTTTAAACAATAAGTCAGTGTCCAGCCTTTAATGGGCTGCACAGGGATTTGCTCTCAGAattgattttttgggttttgctgtgTTGTGTGTAGATATTTTTGATGTGTGCTGAGGTGATTCGGTTTGAGGTGAATGAAACTCGATTTTACTTGTGAAGGTAGCAGTAATTAGTGCACGTTTAATCTTTGCATTGCTTGAAGCTCTGAAGCACATCCTTGCACCAGGGAATACTGCATATCTTGGAAGTTCTGCTAGTGGTCAGCAGTTTCAGGAAGCTGAGGTTGTTTCTTTGATTAAGTACATAATTAGTTAATTGCAAAAGTCGGTAACACCTGTATTTTGGAACAACTAAAACAATGAAGGtacattattttaatatgtTACATTGCTCCATTACATTAATTGAATTGTTAAGACAGTGCTTGTCTTACAGTGTGCATTAACTATGAAGGTATTCTGATGTGAGTTACCTAAAATTTTCTCATCCTTTCTCAGCCAAAATTTCTGGAGCAGTATTTGAACATTGAAGATAACAGACTGCTGATGCATCTGAAGGCATGTTCTGCAATGAGCAAACTCCCCTATGATCTTTGGTTTAAAAAGTGTTTTGCAGGATGTTTACCTGAGTCCAGTTTACAGAGGcaagttctttttcttttctttctgtttgtaaCTGTATAGTCATTTCAGCTTTCTGTCACTATCAGGCAAAGAGCTTTCCATACTTTATCTGTAAGATTATGGTATTAGCTTTATTGCTAACTTGGAAATGATAAAATTGGATTTCATTCCCCTTGTTATTGATGCAAGATAATCCATCTCTGTGTGATTGTTTCAcctactgaaaataaaaagaatggaGCTAAGTATACCAGCTGATTCTGTTGGACACTTAGTACACTTAGTGCCTCTGAGGATGCAGAGCTCCAAACCCTCTGTCAGGGTTACAGAGCTGAGTGGTAGTCAGTTTTTGGGCTTTTGGACAAAAATCTCTGCTTAGGGAGTGATTGTAATATTGCATTAGTGTTACATGAAAAAGATTTTGGGAATGTGTAtgggttttggctgggatagagttagATCTGGTCAGAGTACTGGTATAGGCCTGTGTTTTggaacacagggatgttttagttcctgcagag encodes:
- the TBC1D7 gene encoding TBC1 domain family member 7; translation: MADDSQRNFRSVYYEKVGFRGVEEKKSLEILLKDDRLDIEKLCTFSQRFPLPSMYRILVWKVLLGIIPPHHESHALVMKYRKEQYWDIHHALHVIRFINDSTPQVDVFLRIHQLESGKLPRNVAFPLEPEDEVFLAIAKAMEEMVEDPIECYWLVSCFVNQLNSKHKDSLQQLPKFLEQYLNIEDNRLLMHLKACSAMSKLPYDLWFKKCFAGCLPESSLQRVWDKVISGSCKILVFVAVEILLTFKMKIIALNSAEKITQFLENIPQDNTDAIVSKAVDLWRTHCGTPAHSA